In Carya illinoinensis cultivar Pawnee chromosome 16, C.illinoinensisPawnee_v1, whole genome shotgun sequence, a single window of DNA contains:
- the LOC122298951 gene encoding uncharacterized protein LOC122298951, with amino-acid sequence MTLEENQEMQNVAREEPQNKTDTENQAVNQVGELMPVMGPVSLSDSEGAQELVHLQKTQEIVSDEEILKENSERAIAEPFVNKQCMVRFQNRLEFGGCISNEEAGGKLWVLWNTKVKVTVHSIKGQSILLMVEEKNKQILASFVYAKCSYLDRRRLWEDLSWLSTGITPWIIMGDFNIIRNNDERIGGRPRPTIAMREFNDFIDAVGMIETKFEGNKMSWCNGQQGRARSWARLDRSFINLKLMLEFLGLGMTYLPRQNSDHSPLVVAMEKNDKPYGFSPFKFQNMWTSHELFHDCVRGVWCKDQVGQGMARLANKLKAVKGVLRRWNKEVFGWTNSHIQGLEERICGLEEKLQMGFSEDVELDLLASKAELHTWESREETRLAQQAKQRWLEKGEGNAQFFRALSSRTHRVVREMEIESHLSPAPDLTSLVEPVVSPAENLNILELPSIQEIKDVVFSIPIDSSPGPDGFGSGFFKACWEILAEDVVVAVHDFFRGNPIPKYFSSSFLVLTPKIENPKSFDKFRPISLCSVFYKTCSKLLVGRLAPLLPRIVSQEQGAFIQGRSILENISLTQEMVQSINKKVRGGNVVLKIDMAKAYGSVAWKFLIQVMAAFGFSEPVCCLVWQCISSPWYSVVMNGTSKGFFQGGRGLRQGDPISPYLFIIMEEILTRLLKKKFQEGKIKPFTHAREVPTISHLLYADDIVIFSNGCKQSIRSISEVLELYEAWSGQRVNKEKSAIFFANHFSASRRRAILNYMGFSEGGLPFKYLGVPIIAGRINAIHFEELVGKIREKIGGWSARLLSSGTRLLLIRHVLSSIPVHLLSVLQVPKSVLSSINKCLSDFFWGYKDGKPKKHWKSWDIMCKPVGEGGVGIRDLHETQKALHTKFAWRLLTANSLWASFFKAKYVKNDHVSLINPNKGSRFWKMVIRCVPLILENSKWRPREASVSFWLDKWMGEETLGERMPMSRYPNMKVKECKLNGVWDMDLLISLVGEPKAGEIFRFLSRQKEGDDLLVWMAKEDGIFTTKSAWEVLRIKSPKSNWAQWLWHPSLPKNISVTMWRSVKKALSVDDHIRRTGIPLASKCDCCKIGGYEDLNHVLATGEMARSIWERCTIQVGMSRRRYQSWYELVQEWFSKASKSTMKGLLLGIIPSIVTWQLWLRRCSVRMEGRDINS; translated from the exons ATGACGTTGGAGGAAAACCAGGAAATGCAGAATGTAGCAAGGGAAGAGCCACAGAATAAGACGGATACGGAGAACCAAGCTGTTAACCAAGTGGGGGAATTGATGCCTGTCATGGGACCAGTTTCCCTATCTGATTCTGAAGGTGCGCAAGAGTTAGTGCACCTGCAAAAAACCCAGGAAATTGTCTCAGATGAAGaaatattgaaagaaaatagTGAAAGAG CCATTGCGGAACCTTTTGTCAATAAGCAGTGTATGGTTCGGTTTCAGAATAGACTGGAGTTTGGGGGATGTATTTCTAATGAGGAGGCTGGAGGAAAATTATGGGTGCTGTGGAATACCAAGGTAAAGGTTACCGTTCATTCCATCAAGGGTCAAAGTATCTTGCTAATGGTTGAAGAGAAGAACAAACAAATCCTCGCATCTTTTGTCTATGCTAAATGTTCATACCTGGACCGTAGAAGACTTTGGGAGGATTTGAGCTGGTTGAGTACTGGAATCACACCTTGGATAATTATGGGAGATTTTAACATTATCCGTAATAATGATGAGAGGATTGGAGGAAGGCCCAGACCGACCATTGCTATGAGGGAATTCAATGATTTTATTGATGCGGTGGGTATGATTGAAACAAAGTTTGAAGGAAATAAAATGTCGTGGTGTAATGGGCAGCAAGGAAGAGCTCGTAGCTGGGCAAGACTGGATCGTTCTTTCATTAACTTGAAACTTATGCTGGAATTTCTAGGTTTGGGGATGACCTATTTGCCTAGACAAAACTCAGACCATTCCCCGCTAGTGGTGGCCAtggagaaaaatgataaaccgTATGGGTTCAGCCCCTTCAAATTCCAGAATATGTGGACCTCTCATGAGCTATTCCATGACTGTGTGCGAGGTGTTTGGTGTAAGGATCAGGTCGGACAAGGAATGGCTAGGTTGGCAAATAAATTAAAGGCTGTTAAAGGGGTGCTGAGAAGGTGGAACAAAGAGGTTTTTGGTTGGACTAATTCTCATATTCAGGGGCTTGAGGAACGGATATGTGGCCTGGAAGAAAAACTTCAGATGGGATTTTCTGAAGATGTTGAACTGGACCTGTTAGCATCGAAGGCTGAGCTGCATACATGGGAGAGTAGGGAGGAAACGAGGCTCGCCCAACAAGCCAAGCAAAGATGGCTTGAGAAGGGGGAGGGTAATGCCCAATTCTTCCGTGCTTTATCTTCTAGAACCCATAGGGTGGTAAGGGAGATGGAAATAG AATCCCATTTAAGTCCTGCTCCTGATTTGACTAGTTTAGTTGAACCTGTGGTGAGTCCAGCGGAAAATCTGAATATTCTGGAGCTTCCTTCAATCCAAGAGATAAAAGATGTCGTCTTCTCCATCCCCATTGATAGTAGTCCGGGGCCAGATGGTTTTGGCTCAGGATTCTTTAAAGCCTGTTGGGAGATCCTTGCTGAAGATGTTGTCGTTGCTGTCCATGACTTCTTTAGAGGTAATCCAATCCCgaaatatttctcttcttcttttttggtgtTGACTCCAAAGATCGAAAATCCAAAAAGCTTTGACAAGTTTCGCCCCATAAGCCTCTGTtcagttttttataaaacttgttCAAAGCTCTTAGTGGGTCGGTTAGCACCACTGCTACCTCGCATTGTCTCCCAAGAACAAGGAGCTTTTATTCAGGGTAGAAGCATCTTGGAGAATATTAGCTTGACGCAAGAGATGGTTCAGTccattaataaaaaagtaagagGTGGAAATGTAGTTCTTAAAATCGACATGGCTAAGGCATACGGCTCTGTTGCCTGGAAATTCCTCATTCAAGTCATGGCAGCCTTTGGTTTCTCTGAACCGGTATGTTGCCTTGTTTGGCAATGCATATCCTCCCCGTGGTATTCAGTGGTTATGAATGGCACTTCAAAAGGCTTTTTCCAAGGGGGTCGTGGACTAAGACAGGGTGATCCCATTTCTCCGTATCTCTTTATTATTATGGAGGAGATCCTGACGAGACTTTTAAAGAAGAAGTTCCAAGAAGGCAAGATCAAACCTTTTACTCATGCTAGAGAGGTCCCTACTATATCTCATCTCTTGTACGCGGATGAtattgtaatattttcaaatggcTGTAAACAGTCCATTCGGTCCATTTCTGAGGTGCTGGAGTTATATGAAGCTTGGTCTGGCCAGAGGGTGAATAAGGAAAAGTCTGCAATTTTTTTTGCTAATCATTTCTCCGCTTCAAGGCGCAGGGCTATTTTAAATTACATGGGTTTCTCAGAGGGTGGACTGCCTTTTAAATACTTGGGGGTACCTATCATAGCTGGGCGTATAAATGCCATTCATTTTGAGGAGTTGGTTGGAAAAATCAGAGAGAAAATTGGAGGATGGTCGGCGAGATTGTTGTCAAGTGGCACAAGACTGCTGCTAATTAGACATGTGCTTAGTAGCATTCCAGTTCACCTGTTATCAGTGCTGCAAGTCCCAAAATCTGTCCTCTCCAGCATCAATAAGTGTTTGTCTGATTTTTTCTGGGGCTACAAGGATGGAAAGCCTAAAAAGCATTGGAAATCTTGGGACATTATGTGTAAGCCGGTAGGGGAAGGTGGTGTGGGGATTCGTGATTTGCATGAAACTCAGAAAGCACTACACACGAAATTTGCGTGGAGACTACTAACTGCAAATTCTCTTTGGGCCAGCTTTTTCAAAGCAAAGtatgtgaaaaatgaccacGTCTCCTTAATTAACCCAAACAAAGGTAGTCGGTTTTGGAAGATGGTGATAAGGTGTGTTCCACTCATTTTAGAGAACTCTAAGTGGAGACCGAGAGAGGCGTCAGTTTCCTTTTGGCTTGATAAATGGATGGGGGAAGAGACACTTGGAGAAAGGATGCCAATGTCTAGGTATCCAAATATGAAGGTTAAAGAGTGCAAGTTGAATGGGGTATGGGATATGGATCTATTAATAAGCCTAGTTGGAGAACCTAAAGCAGGggaaattttcagatttttgagTCGTCAAAAAGAAGGTGATGACTTACTTGTGTGGATGGCCAAGGAAGATGGgatttttacaacaaaaagtGCATGGGAGGTCTTGAGGATAAAATCTCCAAAGAGTAATTGGGCACAATGGCTGTGGCACCCAAGCCTTCCTAAAAATATTTCCGTTACTATGTGGAGAAGTGTCAAAAAAGCCTTAAGTGTGGATGACCATATTCGCCGAACAGGAATTCCTTTGGCATCAAAATGTGACTGCTGTAAAATTGGTGGATATGAGGACCTCAATCATGTGCTAGCTACGGGGGAGATGGCTAGATCTATATGGGAGAGGTGCACAATTCAGGTTGGTATGTCGCGGAGGCGTTATCAAAGCTGGTATGAGTTGGTGCAAGAGTGGTTCAGTAAAGCCTCTAAATCAACCATGAAGGGACTGCTACTAGGGATAATTCCCTCCATTGTCACATGGCAGTTATGGCTTAGAAGATGCAGTGTGCGTATGGAAGGAAGAGACATCAACTCATAA
- the LOC122298952 gene encoding uncharacterized protein LOC122298952, with product MATAGGLKGLPASSRPRTFADMVSQTPIPLPEVVVPVRAPKVLDGDTYIWFSQDELDRSAQPFRYSLVLKFIRQRPSLDTIRAFIRTRWGLNAQPVVSSMKSPRHVFLRFAKEDDYHKAYAREACEIEGSPYRMFKWSTDFSEESEPSLVPVWVVFPGLPPNFYHESYLRNLALPIGTYLRSDNSTRCANRTDGARICIEMDAATKPIDGFWIGVPRAPSSRYQAVLYETLPAYCCKCKMQGHNLSTCKKTDKNPGIDDMGKSRKKRTLEMKITKEGEAGKVEEPAQEKGVRSIKWNVESEAITRHETGESSGKKGKEVVHQESDLV from the coding sequence ATGGCAACCGCCGGGGGCCTAAAGGGCCTGCCGGCAAGCTCCAGGCCACGGACCTTCGCGGATATGGTCTCGCAAACGCCGATTCCCCTTCCCGAAGTGGTGGTGCCGGTGCGTGCCCCAAAAGTGCTGGACGGCGACACCTATATCTGGTTCTCCCAAGATGAACTGGACCGGTCTGCTCAGCCATTCAGGTACTCTCTTGTTCTTAAATTCATTCGGCAACGTCCTTCCTTAGACACTATCCGTGCTTTTATTCGAACTCGGTGGGGTTTAAATGCCCAACCAGTCGTTTCTAGTATGAAATCCCCACGACATGTTTTCCTGAGATTTGCTAAAGAAGATGACTATCATAAGGCCTATGCTCGTGAAGCCTGCGAGATTGAAGGTAGTCCATATAGGATGTTCAAGTGGTCTACAGACTTTTCAGAGGAATCGGAACCATCCTTGGTTCCGGTTTGGGTGGTTTTTCCTGGGCTTCCGCCCAACTTTTATCATGAATCCTACCTTCGGAACCTTGCTCTACCTATTGGTACTTATCTAAGAAGTGATAACAGCACTAGATGTGCCAACCGAACTGATGGAGCTCGGATTTGTATTGAAATGGATGCAGCGACGAAACCGATAGATGGTTTTTGGATTGGTGTTCCTCGGGCCCCTTCAAGTCGATACCAAGCTGTCCTTTATGAAACCCTGCCAGCGTATTGCTGTAAGTGCAAGATGCAGGGCCATAACTTAAGTACTTGcaaaaaaacagataaaaatcCTGGTATAGATGATATGGGAAAGTCTAGAAAGAAACGCACCTTAGAGATGAAAATAACAAAGGAAGGAGAAGCAGGAAAAGTGGAGGAACCAGCACAAGAAAAGGGGGTGAGAAGTATAAAGTGGAATGTTGAATCGGAGGCTATTACAAGGCATGAGACAGGAGAGTCCTCTGGGAAGAAGGGGAAAGAGGTTGTGCATCAGGAATCAGACTTGGTATAA